Proteins from one Deinococcus radiopugnans ATCC 19172 genomic window:
- a CDS encoding transglutaminaseTgpA domain-containing protein, whose translation MTTHHAGNPDRPGSSAQRTPRLTPTRFGLAFLLLVTLTLVGCINYGLSLGYGLTFLLGGVWVMASTGVARAARQIRLDLSAPTGASAGGEAVFTLSVTSTVGGAVTVILNSSAGDTRTVTLRVSAGEVRTLAVPFPARTRGPLTVTPRGAAALDFLGLWAASLAAPAPVTVNVAPAPEGSAPLAPSRTVPGQGDGHARTRGDEEFAGLRPYTPGDSPRQISWRHVARTGTLLTRETDAAQGQVRLLDWADTAGETEARLSRLAAWVEEMDRAGLPFALRLPGTALAGERGEAQRLAALKLLAGVAPCPAATPPARLRLRAATDADALRATLLALAFTLAPGVLRQPLWDSALVAGLLVYGAVRTRGKRPSLPTWALGVVAGLAAVGLNATYGTLLGREAGTALLGLLVALKTAESHGRRDGHLLVLLGLFVASTHFFHGQGPLTALHAVLSAALLLAAASRWTAPTRTDREEEADLPSTLIRSGGLLALAAPLALTLFVLFPRPESPLWQLPVQGGASTGLSNEIRAGEYSNLAQNRAVAFRADFTGELPPPDKRYWRGPVYEAYDGQSWKQVRIGGPSPSVEPLASAPAWNYTLTLEPSGNPWLLALDAPLEVPQGAVLTTAFQAVTFRPVNARRRVTLESRPARLGVSENPQRLQFDLSLPTGQSPRAAALGERWRGLPPQGRIEAGLDYLRRGGFSYTLSPPLLPAQDRVDAFLFGTRQGFCEHYAQSFVFLMRAAGLPARIVGGYLGGEQNPDGGYLIVRQQDAHAWAEVWVGGQGWQRVDPTAVVAPARVNAGLSTALTRPQAGAAAPPTSLGRLGLRLDAWQNRWNDLVVGYDGGQQQALLARAGLGGVGTVPYLAVLPLLIVLALLPARWWWRRAARPRDPAVRALHDLTVRLGLPRRPGETPSAYAARAAAAHPQLAPALDEVVRAYHTARYAPDAPAEALKRLAAAVRRIRR comes from the coding sequence ATGACCACCCACCACGCCGGGAATCCTGACCGTCCGGGCTCGTCGGCCCAGCGCACTCCCCGCCTGACCCCCACCCGCTTTGGTCTGGCGTTTCTGCTGCTGGTCACGCTGACCCTGGTGGGCTGCATCAACTACGGCCTGAGCCTGGGCTACGGCCTGACCTTCCTGCTGGGCGGGGTGTGGGTCATGGCCTCCACCGGCGTGGCCCGCGCCGCGCGGCAGATTCGCCTGGACCTGAGCGCCCCCACCGGGGCCAGCGCTGGGGGAGAGGCGGTGTTCACGCTGTCGGTCACCTCGACGGTTGGGGGCGCGGTGACCGTGATCCTGAACAGCAGCGCGGGCGACACCCGCACCGTGACCCTGCGCGTCTCGGCGGGCGAGGTCCGCACGCTGGCCGTGCCCTTTCCCGCCCGCACGCGCGGCCCGCTGACCGTCACGCCGCGCGGCGCCGCCGCCCTGGATTTCCTGGGCTTGTGGGCCGCCAGCCTGGCTGCGCCCGCCCCGGTGACCGTGAACGTCGCCCCTGCCCCGGAAGGCAGCGCGCCCCTGGCTCCCAGTCGTACCGTACCGGGGCAGGGCGACGGCCACGCCCGCACGCGCGGCGACGAGGAGTTTGCCGGACTGCGGCCCTACACCCCCGGCGACTCGCCCCGGCAGATTTCCTGGCGGCACGTGGCCCGCACCGGCACCCTGCTGACCCGCGAAACCGACGCCGCGCAGGGTCAGGTGCGTCTGCTGGACTGGGCCGATACGGCGGGCGAGACAGAGGCCCGCCTGTCCCGGCTGGCTGCGTGGGTGGAGGAGATGGACCGCGCGGGCCTGCCCTTCGCCCTCAGGTTGCCCGGCACTGCGCTGGCGGGGGAGAGGGGCGAGGCGCAGCGCCTGGCCGCCCTGAAGCTGCTGGCGGGTGTGGCCCCCTGTCCTGCGGCCACACCTCCCGCCCGTCTCAGGCTGCGGGCGGCCACCGACGCCGACGCCCTGCGGGCCACGCTGCTGGCGCTGGCCTTCACCCTCGCGCCGGGGGTGCTGCGGCAGCCGCTGTGGGACTCGGCGCTGGTGGCAGGGCTGCTGGTCTACGGGGCCGTCCGCACGCGCGGCAAGCGGCCCAGCCTTCCCACCTGGGCGCTGGGCGTGGTGGCTGGGCTGGCGGCCGTGGGCCTGAACGCCACGTACGGCACGCTGCTGGGCCGCGAGGCCGGGACCGCGCTGCTGGGGCTGCTGGTGGCGCTCAAGACCGCCGAGAGCCACGGGCGGCGCGACGGGCACCTGCTGGTGCTGCTGGGGCTGTTTGTCGCCAGCACGCACTTCTTTCACGGCCAGGGACCGCTGACCGCCCTGCACGCTGTCCTCAGCGCGGCGCTGCTGCTGGCCGCCGCCTCGCGCTGGACCGCGCCCACCCGGACAGACCGGGAGGAAGAGGCGGACCTGCCCTCCACCCTGATTCGCAGCGGGGGACTGCTCGCGCTGGCCGCGCCGCTGGCGCTGACGCTGTTCGTGCTGTTCCCGCGCCCGGAAAGTCCGTTGTGGCAACTGCCGGTTCAGGGTGGGGCGAGTACCGGGCTGTCGAATGAAATTCGCGCCGGGGAGTACAGCAACCTGGCCCAGAACCGCGCGGTGGCCTTTCGCGCCGACTTCACGGGTGAGCTGCCCCCACCGGACAAGCGTTACTGGCGCGGCCCGGTCTACGAGGCCTATGACGGCCAGTCGTGGAAACAGGTGCGGATCGGCGGCCCGTCGCCCAGCGTCGAACCGCTGGCTTCAGCTCCCGCCTGGAACTACACCCTGACGCTGGAGCCGTCCGGCAATCCCTGGCTGCTGGCGCTGGACGCCCCGCTGGAGGTGCCGCAGGGAGCTGTGCTGACCACCGCGTTTCAGGCGGTGACCTTCCGGCCCGTCAATGCCCGCCGCCGCGTGACGCTGGAAAGCCGCCCGGCCCGCCTGGGCGTCAGCGAGAACCCGCAGCGGCTGCAATTTGACCTGTCGCTCCCCACCGGGCAGAGTCCGCGCGCCGCCGCGCTGGGCGAACGCTGGCGCGGGCTGCCGCCCCAGGGACGCATCGAGGCGGGACTGGATTACCTGCGCCGGGGCGGCTTCTCCTACACCCTCTCGCCGCCGCTGCTGCCGGCGCAGGACCGGGTCGACGCCTTCCTGTTCGGCACCAGACAGGGCTTCTGCGAACACTACGCGCAGTCCTTCGTCTTTTTGATGCGCGCCGCTGGCCTGCCCGCGCGCATCGTGGGCGGCTACCTGGGCGGCGAACAGAATCCAGACGGCGGCTACCTGATCGTGCGCCAGCAGGACGCCCACGCCTGGGCCGAGGTCTGGGTGGGGGGGCAGGGCTGGCAGCGCGTGGACCCCACCGCTGTGGTGGCGCCTGCGCGCGTCAATGCCGGGCTGTCCACCGCGTTGACCCGCCCGCAGGCTGGCGCCGCTGCCCCGCCCACCTCCCTGGGGCGTCTGGGGCTGCGCCTCGACGCATGGCAGAACCGCTGGAACGATCTGGTGGTGGGCTACGACGGTGGGCAGCAACAGGCGCTGCTGGCCCGCGCAGGCCTGGGCGGCGTCGGCACGGTTCCGTATCTGGCGGTGCTGCCGCTGCTGATCGTGCTGGCGCTGCTGCCCGCGCGGTGGTGGTGGCGCCGGGCGGCCCGCCCACGGGACCCTGCCGTCCGCGCCCTGCATGACCTGACCGTGCGTCTGGGGTTGCCGCGCAGGCCGGGCGAGACCCCCAGCGCCTACGCCGCCCGCGCCGCTGCGGCCCATCCCCAGCTGGCCCCCGCCCTGGACGAGGTGGTGCGCGCTTACCACACCGCCCGCTACGCGCCGGACGCCCCGGCAGAGGCCTTGAAAAGGCTGGCGGCGGCGGTGCGGCGGATCAGACGGTAG